Proteins from a genomic interval of Xanthomonas sp. AM6:
- the mmuM gene encoding homocysteine S-methyltransferase has translation MPHNPLAALLADDRCIVLDGALATELEARGCDLGDALWSAKVLLEQPQLIRQVHLDYFQAGAQCAITASYQATPSGFAARGLDLAQSQRLIARSAQLALEAREAYRAAHADAGPLLVAGSVGPYGAFLADGSEYRGDYALPRAQMLDFHRPRIAALVAAGVDLLACETQPSLAEIAALLDLLEEFPQTVAWFSCTLRDAAHLSDGTPLRALADLLDGHPQVAALGVNCVAPELATAALQHLAPLTALPLLVYPNSGERYDAAGKRWQRAGADACALVGHLDAWRAAGARLIGGCCRTTPQAIAQVARQLALGASPGG, from the coding sequence ATGCCGCACAACCCATTGGCCGCGCTGCTGGCCGACGATCGCTGCATCGTGCTCGACGGCGCGCTGGCCACCGAACTGGAGGCGCGCGGCTGCGATCTCGGCGATGCGCTGTGGTCGGCGAAAGTGCTGCTTGAGCAGCCGCAGCTGATCCGCCAGGTGCACCTGGACTATTTCCAGGCCGGCGCGCAATGCGCGATCACCGCCAGCTACCAGGCCACGCCGTCCGGGTTCGCCGCGCGCGGGCTGGACCTGGCGCAATCGCAGCGGCTGATCGCCCGCAGCGCGCAGCTGGCGCTGGAGGCGCGCGAGGCCTATCGCGCCGCGCATGCCGATGCCGGCCCGCTGCTGGTCGCCGGGTCGGTCGGGCCGTATGGGGCGTTCCTGGCCGACGGTTCGGAATACCGCGGCGACTACGCGCTGCCGCGGGCGCAGATGCTGGACTTCCACCGCCCGCGCATCGCCGCGCTGGTCGCGGCGGGCGTGGACCTGCTGGCCTGCGAGACGCAGCCGTCGCTGGCCGAGATCGCCGCGCTGCTGGACCTGCTGGAGGAATTTCCGCAGACCGTCGCCTGGTTCTCGTGCACCTTGCGCGATGCGGCGCACCTGAGCGACGGTACGCCGTTGCGCGCGTTGGCGGACCTGCTCGACGGCCATCCGCAGGTCGCCGCGCTCGGCGTCAATTGCGTCGCGCCGGAGCTGGCCACCGCGGCGCTGCAGCACCTGGCGCCGCTGACCGCGTTGCCGCTGCTGGTGTATCCGAATTCCGGCGAACGCTACGACGCCGCCGGCAAGCGCTGGCAACGTGCAGGCGCCGATGCCTGCGCCCTGGTCGGGCATCTGGATGCATGGCGCGCGGCCGGCGCGCGCCTGATCGGCGGCTGCTGCCGCACGACGCCGCAGGCTATCGCGCAGGTGGCGCGGCAGCTGGCGCTGGGCGCGTCGCCGGGCGGCTGA
- a CDS encoding DUF2147 domain-containing protein translates to MRTTFKTLLLALPLSVAAFVAQAADTSPVGRWKTIDDETGKPKSIVQIEQAGNGTLSGKVIEILQSDKGPNPLCDKCDGAQKGKPIKGMTILWGLKPDGTATWSGGSVLDPAKGKTYKAKVTLSDGGKKLQMRGYIGIEALGRTQTWVRE, encoded by the coding sequence ATGCGCACCACCTTCAAGACCCTGCTGCTGGCCCTGCCGCTGAGCGTGGCCGCGTTCGTCGCGCAGGCCGCCGACACCTCGCCGGTCGGCCGCTGGAAGACCATCGACGACGAGACCGGCAAGCCCAAGTCGATCGTGCAGATCGAACAGGCCGGCAACGGCACGCTTAGCGGCAAGGTGATCGAGATCCTGCAATCGGACAAGGGCCCCAACCCGCTGTGCGACAAATGCGACGGCGCGCAGAAGGGCAAGCCGATCAAGGGCATGACGATCCTGTGGGGGCTCAAGCCGGACGGCACCGCCACCTGGAGCGGCGGCTCGGTGCTGGACCCGGCCAAGGGCAAGACCTACAAGGCCAAGGTCACCCTCAGCGATGGCGGCAAGAAGCTGCAGATGCGCGGCTACATCGGCATCGAAGCGCTGGGCCGGACGCAGACGTGGGTCAGGGAGTGA
- a CDS encoding VOC family protein has protein sequence MSLTLGGLHHVAIIASDYARSKDFYCRILGLRVVAEAYRAARDSWKLDLGLPDGTQVELFSFPAPPPRPSRPEACGLRHLALRVADLDAAVAHLQAHGVVTEPIRVDEYTGRRFTFFADPDDLPLELYESG, from the coding sequence ATGAGCCTGACCCTGGGCGGCCTGCACCACGTGGCGATCATCGCCTCCGACTACGCGCGGTCCAAGGACTTCTACTGCCGCATCCTCGGCCTGCGCGTGGTCGCCGAGGCCTACCGCGCAGCGCGCGATTCCTGGAAGCTGGACCTGGGCCTGCCCGACGGCACCCAGGTCGAACTGTTCTCGTTCCCGGCGCCGCCGCCGCGGCCCAGCCGCCCGGAAGCCTGCGGCCTGCGCCACCTGGCCTTGCGCGTGGCCGACCTGGACGCGGCCGTCGCCCACCTGCAGGCGCACGGCGTGGTCACCGAGCCGATCCGCGTCGACGAGTACACCGGGCGCCGCTTCACCTTCTTCGCCGACCCCGACGACCTGCCGCTGGAACTGTACGAGAGCGGCTGA
- a CDS encoding VOC family protein, translating into MALTALTPMLRSADLAAALAFYTDVLDFRIDGGGADAGWASLRHGPLALMLAARQAADGAADPGVCSSLYFRTDDVDGCWHRLQSQARIAYPLEDFAYGMREFAIHDPDGHLLQFGQALCR; encoded by the coding sequence ATGGCCTTGACCGCGTTGACGCCGATGCTGCGCAGCGCCGACCTGGCCGCCGCGCTGGCGTTCTACACCGACGTGCTGGATTTCCGCATCGACGGCGGCGGCGCGGACGCCGGCTGGGCGTCGCTGCGGCATGGCCCGCTGGCGCTGATGCTGGCCGCGCGCCAGGCGGCGGACGGCGCTGCCGATCCCGGCGTTTGCAGCTCGCTGTATTTCCGCACCGACGACGTGGACGGCTGCTGGCACCGCCTGCAGTCGCAGGCGCGCATCGCCTATCCGCTCGAGGACTTCGCCTACGGCATGCGCGAATTCGCGATCCACGATCCGGACGGGCACCTGCTGCAGTTCGGCCAGGCGCTGTGCCGATGA